aaaatataaGCCATATTCTGGACATAGTTTGACAAGCAAATGTACATTTTCACCAAtcatgaaaagaaataaaagggCATAAAATAACTGCATAGGGACGTTTCAATGCGGAAATCAtgtttaacaataaaaaaaaccttattTTTATTCTGCTTGTTTGTcctaaaataattttaatgttcAACACTAAATGAAAATTCATTCATACAcactcttttttctttcttaaattcaAATTGGGATATAATCTGTAACAGTAACATCAATGCAGGAACAAGTGAGACAACATAATTGCAGATAGACAATTTCCACCGACaagtaaatttcatttcattttaatcgAGAACAACCTACTTTCTACATAATCCAGTTTAACAACATTTAAATGACAATCTGCAATAATTTTTCTCCAAACTTTGGAATACAACAAGCTAGTTTATCGTGTTAAGAAATCAAAGGTTTAATACATATGCTAAATACAAATGTGATAGGCGTAGTCAGCGACGTTCACCCACACCCAACCCTTTTCGCTGGCCGTCATCACACCCTCCCACACGACTCTCACCTTCCCTTCATGTTACCATGTGGCTGGTTGGTGGAGTACTGACCTTAACGTTCGTTTGTcgttttaaagtaacatgtAAACTAATTCGGTATACAAAAGGAAAATTTTCCTATGCCTCAAACAAAATGGATAATAGacttttaaaaattaaacaaatttatcaAATCTGTTACACTGTATCTAAATGTCGCTTTACTAGCACATGTTAGAAAAACTGGAAAGTATATCATAACACTTAACAACTCCATACATGGTAATAATTCGCTTGAAACACTTTCGATTCAGTGATTTGTTGAAAGATACCTAAATAAATTCCTCCATATGATATTTTGTGGCTATCGTTAGAAGGAGCAACATATTCAAGAAAAACACGACTTGTGACAATCAAATTACTGCGATAAACACAATAATAAATGCAGATAGAACAGTATAACGTCTCACACAGTCTGAGTCATTGCTTCCTCAAAAGCGTTATCGGCATAAAAAAAGCTAATTTGGCTATATCCCAAAATATTCGCCTTTGACCGCGTCAATCTCTTTGTATAACAATGGTACATAGTGTACCACTAGGGGAGCTAACATCAAAATTCTTAATTATTTCGattctattgattttatttttcatgactTAAGTTAAAGGTGATTTCATATTCTTTTATCAAAGGAACATATTCTTCTCCAAACCGTGATAAAGTAAATCTTGACATGATAAACGTGTTATCGCTATAACGACAAGATGACCCGTGTGCAGACGTTGttttaaaaaatcaaacatttgatggagacaaaaatatatcaaagaactGTTGACATTTCAGGAAAGAACTAAAGCGTGTCCCTTCGTTTATTCAGAGAGTTGTCTAAATTCACTTCATCTCCTGGAAATGCTGtacaatatttttgtcttgACAGATAACATCATAATTTCATGACAATTAAACTCCCATATACTCGTCTGTTCTGAAATATCAGTATTCGGAATTTACCaaacaagaaaaatgtaaatGGTTAAGTTGCTAAAGATCATTCTTACTGTAACAAGTTTAAAGCCGACGAATTGTACAACATAAGGCAAAACAATTATAGAATTGTATTTATTGAATGTCTTTGTctgaaaggaagaaaacatttcttatttctttgaaATCTTCCTCATTATTGTTTGTCCATTTCCTGATAAAATTCTTCATCTCTTGCAATTGTCATCATTATCATGTAATAGAagacaaattttaatgttaagttttctattatttttctATACCACGTACATTTGTAGAATTAGCGTTTATCTTGGTTGTCCTATATTCTCTAGTTCATAACGTACTGctatattgtaataaattttACCTTTTAATGTTGtgaaattttcaagaaactgaAAAACAATTAAGACAAAAATTATCGCAGACTATGTTTTTACTATTTTACGCCTTATAGTTTAATACAACATATGCATCCCCCTCAATCTCGTGCCTTAATAATTTGAATGGAGGTTTTTATTTAGTAAGATATACAAGTCTGTGACGAAGAACTTACCTTACATTTAAAATGACACCTTTTAAATCTCAGAATTACCATTTGCTAAGTAATGATCAAGACACGGTAATCATATTCCAACAAGAATAGCTGGGACGATATAAAAGATCCGCCCGTTTAATAAAGGACTGTTAAACACAAATGCGTTACATATCATGTCTGAAATGTTCTGTCAAAATATCacttgaacaaagaacatctgtctGGAATGCGCAACTAAGTTTAATTAAGGAAGCATCCGGCTATTGCCTTTGTTCTTTTACGTTAGCTTACATATCTAATCCCGGAAAATGCCATTAATCTAATATTTCCTGGATGGAAGTGGTAATATGAAGTTCAGTTCTGTGTTTATTGACTTGCAGACTAGATATTAATTTCAGTAGAAGACTAACGAAACAACCACTGCCTTAAACTAAAACAAATCGGACCAGTTTGCCTAAATGTTGTTTCTTCCGATCGAACAGATTCAATTGATCCTTCTTTTATTACGCAGGTTATCGTCAGTGCCGAGGTACGGTCTTCAGGTAGGTGTAGTAGTTATGCCATCCGACTTACCTTATTATGACAAGTAACCTCTGTGAGTTATATCAGCTATGTATTATAAATGTTAACACTAAGTTGGCCAGCTGAATGGCTAAAACATTGGCTCTTTATAGTGTTTGCTCTaaatgtgtgtttttcaatCGTGTCAACATTTCCGAACATTTATTATGAGATTGATTTTCTCTGAGTCGCGTATTTTCGGTCTCTTCACACCCTACGTGCTACATCGATATTTTCTCAGGTACGCTCAAAAAAATGGGATTGGACTGTCTTCATGAGTCTTTTGATCTCACTTGGATAAGACTGATAACTACGGAAGTTTGATGAAAACTAAATTCAAGTTATTTggtctttgaatattttattgcaGGCTGAAAACTAATCAAAGCTAATGATTCAAAACAGTTACATCTGAGAATTCAATAACGATTACCGTATATAATTTTAGTCGCGAAATATTCTCCTATATTGCAGTTGAGTAATAGTTGGCATTTAAACTGATGTATAACCTTAACTCCTATGTAACGAAACTAGTTCTCTTACAATTGGCTGAGAATCTAAGGCAATACTTTCGTTAACTGAAATGATTTTTCAGTCCcaataaaatgttaactttgttttactttccatacaggttcttcatactttgtttttcaacaacctgcgtatccgagagattgcaaagaAGTATCGAATGCTTGTTCCTCTACCCACAATACATCTGGAGTGTAccttattaaaccagatggcCATCCGGAACCGTTTGAGGCTTACTGTGATAATGATCTTGATACTGGTGGTTGGACGGTATGGCCGATTACTTGTTGTTTCCTTTTCAACTTGAAATAGATATGtaaaaaattccttttttacaattttgcatATAGTAATGTATAGCGGTGTAATAAAAGTCGTTATTTCAAATAGAATCTTGATATTTGTTATTGAAGCTAGTGTTTAAATCAatgatgttatatatttttaaatttaagaacAGTGTAGTTCTTCTTCCAAGAAAACAGTAAACTTCTAGCCCACACACTATAAACTGAAGTTAGAAATATAAATTCTTATTTCTGTGTAATAATTGTTAGCAACAAATCGCATTGCAGCCTAAGGGAacgaatatacatatttaatcaCGTCCCGGTTAACGCTTAACTTTTTGATATTCGTTGTAGGTATTACAGCGAAGAAGATTGGATTctgtaaattttaatagaagttggaaagacttcagaaatggatttggctttctagggagtgagttctggatcggaaatgagaaaattgcctacttaacaaatcaaaagcggTACCAACTGAGAATGGACTTTGAGAACGTTGCTGGAGAAACTTACTATGTCACATACGACGATtttcgtatctcagatgaatgggggaaatattatatatcaagtttAGGTAAATTCCTAATATCAGATGGTAAGTGTCTTTTACATTCTAATTCAATATAAAGCCAAATAATAAGAATATCATTTATGTCAAAAGTAAACGTGCATAAACTGAAAGGTGTATTCTAAGAACGAATTGATCTTTTGGAGGTAGACTTTACATGTCAATTATCTTTTCTTAGTTTGAAGAAACTGCTTCAATAAATATCGTACACGTATACATATAGTAAATCAGCGAGTACAATGACGATACAATGCATATAGCAGCGATAACAGTATGATCATATGATTGTGAGTACAGGCTCAAAGCGCGAGTGTAAATACTTAATCTTGCATTAGTATCTATACTATATTTCAAAATACCTCCATAAGTTAAAGTGTGATTACGAACTCACTACGAGACTGCCTTGTACTCAACACTAACCTTGTCTCTGACCAAGGAACCGTATGTAACGTTTGTACAACAGAACGCTTACACTGAATACAGTTACGTCCCCCAGTTTCATCAGCACAACCAACGCAAACGAAATTTGGAAGTCTCTATTAATTGTCTTTTTTGTCAGAGAGCAGTATACTTTCACCGAGAGAAACCCTATAACAAAAGCTATGACTATCTGGCTTCAGTTGTACAACAAATGATGGGGTGTTATCTCGTAATGTTCAATAACTATTAATATAAATGTGACAAAGGAGCGGTCACTGCGTGATTTAAAATGTTCTGAAGTCATTCGAACTGCCTCTGAAAGTGTGTTACTTTCCTTTAACCTTCTGACAGCCAATTATTAcagtaattaaaaaaacattttctttggcACTTGTCATATTCGTTGTGTCTGTATCAGGTTACTtttatttaccatttttttcctttcctgttGTCTAGAATTAAAAATTGAATGGTGTCcagctaatgagatatttagcaatgagacATGTGAGAGGACTTGTGAAGACCCCGATACTTGCATCCCGGCTACCTCTCGCACAGAATCAGAGCAATGTGTTTGCGTCAGCGATTATCTGAGAGAGCAAGGACAATGCATCCCTCTCAACCAATGCAACTGCTTCGTTGATgaaaaaggaagtgtattaggggtcagtacgatTCTTTCAGGACTTTTTTAAGCTTTACTCTTACTTCATTGTCCATATCATTAGAAGAAAATCTTCTATTATTTAAACTTGTTGATTatcacattacatttacagataaccgAGTAGCGCTCACATCGTGGTTGGGAAAGGGGCAGTTCTGGCAAAACTGTCAGTCAGGAACGTATTACATTAATCAGGAAGATAAGACATACGAGTTTGCATCCACTtataaaccaaaaacaaaattcatagataCCTCATACCATAGTCTTGCGGTTACAACTAattgtaggcctaatgttaagtcgcaataagccgttgaatgcaacatttgacgaCTACCTTTGTTCTTGATAGCGGATCCATAGGCCCCCTACATCGGAGTTGGTttaaaaaacaacataaaactTGTCTAACATTGGTCATCCATTGTTGACATCCTGTTCATTTCACTGTGAAAATTTGtgacaaataatttatttactattttttttttcttctctgaatatcttaaattaggagggcaagttttacatcaattcaagatgtacacgaaattcaacttgtaggaacaaccgtcttatagatgagagttaccagtgtagtgatgacgcaacctgtgatgagaggaacgatgtccgtaaatgttactgcaataacttgtttatttgttgtttctttttggCTTAACAcaggttggcgatttttacgtcaattcaggatgtacacgaagatcaacttgccaaaacaaccagattatagaggcgagttaccagtgtagtgatcacgcaacctgtgctgagaggaacggtgtccgtaaatgttactgcaacaCAAACTACGAAGGGGACGGAGAGACGTGCACAAGCGTACTCCCAAAAGATTGCTACGAGCTTTATGTTTCCGGTACACGCAGTGATGGTGTTTACACCATTTACCCTGATGGTTGGTCAAGCGGCATTCAGGtttactgtgagatggaaagtaacggaggaggatggacagTGAGTAATTCAAACAAGGCTTTGAATTGTTACCTTTTACACAATGTAGTTTGCATTTTGCAAAACGATGCACTGAAGATCTCCTTGAGTTGAATTTGACCAATAGAAAAAAGTTCTATCACAagaaacttatatatatatatatatatatatatatatacacacagggcgggttcgaatcccgggggaggctggaagttttttcactctTCTGGAATATTCTtttcattacgttttcaattatatatattcatttgcctttgtcatttacctccatttcattaacaagaAATCTGTTCAAAgcatctctttcgagatccggctttaggaatcacaaatgatttcgagttggttagcaatttgtttgatctctagagtaaggcaaaatatgtcaccgaaaACAGAAGTAGTACTGTTCGATAcatgtcaaacgcctacagtaaaataagaccttccttaccggtttcgaacctctggatatacaatcagcgtccatagccgaGTTGGTTAGGGTTCGAatccggtggaggctggaagtttttacactgttctggatttttcttCTCAATACgttttttcaatatatatatatatatatatatatatatatatatatatatatatatgtatagatctTATATTAATCTTTATTAACTCTTCTACGGCTTTGAATGTCATACCCTTAAGGATTAGTAGATGAAACAATTGGATtacctttttgttttcatttcataggTTTTCCAGCGACGATCGAGTGCCTCCGTTGACTTTTATCTTGGTTGGTTGGACTACAAGAACGGTTTCGGTAATAAGAATCAAGACCACTGGCTAGGTAATAAATATATCCACTCTATGACCAACCAGAAAACGTACCAGCTTCGTATTGATCTAAGGGATTCCGCTTCATCATCGTATTACGCCATCTATTCGACTTTTAGCATTACTGACGAGGCAGACAAGTATCGACTATCAGTTGGATCACACAGTGGAAATACAGGTGAGTAGTTGATGTTCTAATCATTGAAGCATACATAAATCTGGAACGATTACGTCAATTAGGATAAGCGTgaagacccccctcccccccaaaaaaatacgACAACACAAAGAAACGTGCCAACCAAGGAGGATCACGTGACGTGCTCCCCTATAGCAATTCATTCTTGTAGTACTCCTTAAATGTTTATTCTGCAACAACTAATGTCTTGATCTCATAGCTACCGTATTTCTGGCTAAATGATATATGAGTTCAATGTTTACAGCAATTTTCAATTCCAAACATtgctattttctttcaaacgttTGAACTACAGCTGGAACGCACGTAGGTTTTCAGGACTGTATACAATGTGTGCAGACATAAGAAGCAGACGATTAGATTCGCTTTTCATTGGCAACACAGGTCTCCTTGCCGTGTTTGCACGTAACAAGCACCTaacaatatataaaactatGACAGTAGATATTCTAATAGTAGCCAAGCTCTATGTATTTCTGACACAGAGAAATTAAATCTCAACATCACTATCATCCCAACCTAAACGAATATTCTGAAATTTGACGTAAATATCTGTTGCCTTACCGCGCGCTGTTGCCTACGAAACTCGCAACACTTACAAAGGGGTTAATAATATATGAGTAGTACCTGGAAGTATGTCACATGTGCCTTCACGTAACTGTGGTATGTATATTCGATGATTCTCATATCTGAAAATGTTGAGGCGCTATGTTAATATAATCATGTTATATATGAAGTCATCTAGGGTTTATCATTCATAGAACATTGAAACAGAGGAATCAGAAAGGATGTAGTTTTCAATATTCGTCTGTATAGATTAGAGAAATTGTAATCAATCAATCAGCCGGTTCGAAAAAGTTATACATACGAGACTAGATGGCACATGTCGACAAGaactaaatatttcaatttcaatggTCAATATCTTTCAAGATTttcataaatgtaatatatcGACGTTTGGTTAGTTTCTCGAAACCTAAAATATTAGCTACTACATTCATAGTAAATTCTCTTTATACAATGTCGGTTCTATTCttcattaaaacatatttatttcatgatttgtGTATAGTGTAAATTTCAATCTACGTTTATAGTCCAACGTATGAGCTCAGGTTGAAAGATACAAAGATTACAAAGTGCTATAGATATAGGGTAAGGAATTGAACAATCGATGGCAATAATACCCGGTATACCATGTATACAGCAGAACAGGGAACTTGGAGCCGGCCAGATATTATATTACAACCATAATATTGACAGAAATAATTATGCCGtctatttgatttttgttttactggGAGATGGCCTTTTCAGCAAAATGCAATTATTACTTTGTATGTAATAAAAACAAGTAAGATTACTCAGGACTAGATCCTCCAACGATACCCTTGTTTTCCTAAATTGAATAATATAGGAAGCTACAtcacacagccccccccccccctcacaccctCCTTATCCAAGTTCGAAGAGAGCCTTAGTTAGCCTATGtggtacaataaaaaaaaataagtattgGGTTGAATGAGGgcataaatgaaaagttggttatgcaaattaaattatACATCATATTATTCAACAAATTGCAACATTAAACCCCGTGACaaacaagaaatttataacTAGAGTTTGACAGAGTTAGTAAGCTTATTTTTTACCTTCAAAAtaacaatcaaataaataaaagaatgaaTAGTAGTGTTAAATGccgataaataaaataaaaatgaaagagcGATATTAGCAACATTAGTAACCCAAACGTAGTATTTGGTTAAAGTAGTTTCCACATCTGTATGTTACTCTTGTAGCGGCACTGTATTTCAAGCGgaacaaacattaaaaaaaagcaTAAAAACGTCCTTGCAAAGACAAAATACCTACTTATTTATCTTAGTTAATgaacacaaaaaacaaacaatgagcGGAACTGACGTTATTATCTTGTCAGGACAAAAACGCACTGCCCTCTAACTTGTATACACTGTTCGATCGTTCAAAGTCGATAAATTGATCGGTTTATTTAGTCTTTCTTGTTTCTTGCAGGTAATGACCGTTTGTCTGGTAGCAAAAATGAAGAATTCAGTACAAAAGACCAGGACAACGACGGATACATTAGTTACAACTGTGCGGAGGGACA
This window of the Apostichopus japonicus isolate 1M-3 chromosome 9, ASM3797524v1, whole genome shotgun sequence genome carries:
- the LOC139973178 gene encoding uncharacterized protein isoform X2 yields the protein MENFFKVCLTVLTIWNLFGTEMVIVSAEVRSSGSSYFVFQQPAYPRDCKEVSNACSSTHNTSGVYLIKPDGHPEPFEAYCDNDLDTGGWTVLQRRRLDSVNFNRSWKDFRNGFGFLGSEFWIGNEKIAYLTNQKRYQLRMDFENVAGETYYVTYDDFRISDEWGKYYISSLGKFLISDELKIEWCPANEIFSNETCERTCEDPDTCIPATSRTESEQCVCVSDYLREQGQCIPLNQCNCFVDEKGSVLGVGDFYVNSGCTRRSTCQNNQIIEASYQCSDHATCAERNGVRKCYCNTNYEGDGETCTSVLPKDCYELYVSGTRSDGVYTIYPDGWSSGIQVYCEMESNGGGWTVFQRRSSASVDFYLGWLDYKNGFGNKNQDHWLGNKYIHSMTNQKTYQLRIDLRDSASSSYYAIYSTFSITDEADKYRLSVGSHSGNTGYDRLSGSNNKQFSTKDQDNDGWSSYNCAERHRGAWWFYNDWDCRRYYYYYYHSASYCPSTCPSHSHYCMLFPDGSDNCAYCALSHLNGDYDGSTRGTQMFWDSYSLNSYGCNLQYTDMKIRPV